One genomic window of Clostridium taeniosporum includes the following:
- a CDS encoding IS701 family transposase — protein MPTTILNQNEFISNYILELNIPYSSALKNHMVNLTSGIIVTEGNKTISSAYNKITSNRHRSTGSRFLSSYSWNHEYVTEECIFHAISEISNTCEDSDVGFLIIDDTLSKKNTSSKKIEGLDFHNSHADGNKPKWSHCLVTSHYKINDYSIPLNFKQYHRKESSKKLSKKFLDKNELAMELINEFAPATKNNYLLVDSWYTSAKILLHGLINGCHTIGRIKSNRVIYPAGIKTNVKEFSSYIRTNETSLVTASNNKYYVYRYEGKLNDIENAVVLISWTKSDLSDKPAFIISTDVSLDNKTIISYYEKRWDIEVSYRYHKTALGFDEFQIQSLESIHRYWSMIFLTYTFLELFRVKYGKLYKLKNIGDVILHFRNNYLVKIVAFAHECADNGINLESTISKLGLVA, from the coding sequence ATGCCGACAACAATATTAAACCAAAACGAATTTATTAGCAACTATATTTTAGAGTTAAATATTCCATATTCTTCTGCGTTAAAGAATCATATGGTAAATTTAACATCTGGAATAATCGTAACCGAAGGAAATAAGACTATTTCTTCAGCTTACAATAAGATTACATCTAACCGACACAGAAGTACTGGTTCAAGATTCCTAAGTTCATATTCATGGAATCATGAATATGTTACGGAAGAATGCATATTTCATGCAATCTCTGAAATTTCCAATACTTGTGAAGATAGTGATGTTGGATTCCTAATTATTGATGATACCTTGAGTAAGAAAAATACTTCAAGTAAAAAAATTGAAGGTTTAGATTTTCACAATTCTCATGCTGATGGTAACAAACCGAAGTGGTCTCACTGCTTAGTTACATCCCACTATAAGATTAATGATTATTCTATACCTCTGAATTTCAAACAATATCACCGAAAGGAATCTAGTAAAAAGCTATCTAAAAAATTTCTAGATAAAAATGAACTTGCAATGGAACTAATAAATGAATTTGCTCCTGCAACTAAAAACAACTATTTATTAGTTGATTCATGGTATACTTCAGCAAAAATTTTGCTTCACGGTTTAATAAATGGTTGTCACACTATCGGTAGAATAAAATCTAACAGAGTGATATATCCTGCTGGCATTAAAACAAATGTAAAAGAGTTTTCTTCATACATTAGAACTAATGAAACTAGCTTAGTTACCGCTAGTAACAACAAGTACTACGTTTATAGATATGAAGGAAAACTCAACGATATAGAAAATGCCGTTGTACTTATAAGCTGGACTAAAAGTGATTTATCTGATAAGCCAGCATTCATTATAAGTACTGATGTTTCACTTGATAATAAAACAATAATTTCATACTACGAAAAGCGTTGGGATATTGAAGTAAGTTATAGATATCATAAAACAGCTCTTGGTTTTGATGAATTTCAAATTCAATCTTTAGAATCAATACATAGATATTGGAGTATGATATTTTTAACGTATACTTTCCTTGAGCTTTTCAGAGTTAAATATGGTAAATTATATAAATTGAAAAATATCGGTGATGTAATATTACACTTCCGAAACAACTATTTGGTAAAAATAGTTGCTTTTGCACATGAATGTGCAGATAACGGGATTAATCTAGAGTCTACTATTTCCAAATTAGGACTAGTAGCTTAA
- a CDS encoding 4Fe-4S binding protein has protein sequence MAVNAKRQKQLKALGFLLQKDKEHFSVRFLGRAGNYTAEELNNINFIAKKYGRNYCGMTTRLQIEVPWIKDEDVEKVIEEAKNLGLRHGGTGQKFRPLVSCKGTVCLHGNINTQEICRQLEDKYFGTDTPHKCKVAVVGCPNNCAKANINDIGIMGRTIPEFVLENCVGCGLCVRACRQKALEVVDKKIVHNKDLCVNCGGCVRACKLGAAIAKEKGGEIFVGGRFGRGIRIGDSLGKIFKEEDITPMIHKIVDYYREVGQPGERISKVMDRIGKEEFINNVLKR, from the coding sequence ATGGCAGTTAATGCAAAAAGACAAAAACAATTAAAAGCGTTAGGGTTTTTATTACAAAAGGATAAAGAACATTTTTCAGTAAGATTTTTAGGTAGAGCAGGTAATTACACAGCAGAAGAATTAAATAATATAAATTTTATTGCTAAGAAATATGGTAGAAATTATTGTGGAATGACAACAAGACTTCAAATAGAAGTACCTTGGATAAAAGATGAAGATGTAGAAAAAGTTATTGAAGAAGCCAAGAATTTAGGACTAAGACATGGTGGTACAGGTCAAAAATTTAGACCATTAGTATCTTGTAAAGGTACTGTGTGTCTTCATGGAAACATTAATACTCAGGAAATATGCAGACAATTAGAAGATAAATATTTTGGAACAGATACTCCTCATAAATGTAAAGTTGCAGTTGTCGGTTGTCCTAATAACTGCGCAAAGGCTAATATAAATGATATTGGTATAATGGGAAGAACAATACCAGAATTTGTTTTAGAAAATTGTGTTGGATGTGGATTGTGTGTTAGAGCTTGTAGACAAAAGGCTTTAGAAGTAGTAGATAAAAAAATAGTACATAATAAAGATTTATGTGTTAATTGTGGTGGATGCGTAAGAGCATGTAAATTAGGTGCAGCTATTGCAAAAGAAAAAGGTGGAGAGATATTTGTTGGAGGAAGATTTGGTAGAGGAATAAGAATAGGAGATTCTTTAGGGAAAATATTTAAAGAAGAAGATATAACCCCGATGATTCATAAAATTGTAGATTATTATAGAGAAGTAGGACAACCAGGCGAGAGAATTTCTAAAGTTATGGATAGAATAGGAAAAGAAGAATTTATAAATAATGTTTTAAAAAGATAA
- the hemC gene encoding hydroxymethylbilane synthase, giving the protein MNEIIIATRKSKLAQVQTEIIMNKLKSEFNINSKKLLIVTEGDRKLDVSLNKIGGKGLFVKDIELALLNKQAHAAVHSMKDVPFEVSGEFEITAITEREDIRDVFISNGHVSFKNLKLGAKVGTSSIRRAAQLKLLRNDLEIVPIRGNVQTRLKKMKEQNLDGIVLAAAGLKRLGDEDLITDYFNPKEFLPAVSQGALGIECLKDGDTNEYFKALIDEEATLTVNAERSFMKELNGDCHSLIGAYSEIKGNDLYMIGIYDVGGKMIKKDILGCKNDNIELGKKLAQKILG; this is encoded by the coding sequence ATGAATGAAATAATAATAGCAACAAGAAAAAGTAAGTTGGCTCAAGTTCAAACTGAAATAATAATGAATAAATTAAAATCAGAATTTAATATAAATAGCAAAAAACTTCTTATAGTAACTGAAGGTGATAGAAAGTTAGATGTATCATTAAATAAAATAGGGGGAAAGGGATTGTTTGTTAAAGATATAGAACTTGCTCTTTTAAATAAGCAAGCACATGCCGCTGTTCATAGCATGAAAGATGTTCCTTTTGAAGTTAGCGGTGAATTTGAAATCACAGCAATAACAGAAAGAGAAGATATCAGAGATGTATTTATTTCAAATGGACATGTTTCATTTAAAAACCTTAAACTAGGTGCAAAAGTGGGAACAAGCAGTATAAGAAGAGCAGCTCAACTTAAACTTTTAAGAAATGATTTAGAAATAGTTCCTATAAGAGGAAATGTTCAAACTAGATTAAAAAAAATGAAAGAGCAAAATTTAGATGGTATTGTTTTAGCAGCTGCTGGTCTTAAAAGATTGGGAGATGAAGATTTAATAACAGATTATTTTAATCCAAAAGAATTTTTACCAGCAGTTTCTCAAGGTGCTTTAGGAATAGAGTGTTTAAAAGATGGGGATACTAATGAGTATTTTAAAGCTTTAATAGATGAAGAAGCAACTTTGACAGTAAATGCAGAAAGAAGCTTTATGAAGGAATTAAATGGAGATTGTCACAGTCTTATAGGAGCTTATTCAGAAATTAAAGGTAATGATTTGTATATGATTGGAATATATGATGTAGGTGGAAAAATGATTAAAAAAGATATTTTAGGATGCAAAAATGACAATATTGAATTAGGAAAGAAATTAGCACAAAAAATATTAGGATAG
- a CDS encoding lactonase family protein has product MIVHKDIIIGFIGTHTNNDSKGIYKFNFNSSSGKIDRINLAYEINNPNYLAIDKERNILYSTCSIGCQSGVSSFKFFGEKDTVDLINYNVEDGKEPCHVSIRKNKQLLISSNYNENEIKVFNTLDGIILTSHATVNNDNFEKNSNEEESHINCSIFSHDEKYILSVDSGKDVLMLYTFNNDELIAKKHLSYSFPKDSAPKHITYSKSKPYYYVLAEKSCEIFALKYNSKKENPFEKIESISILPEEYKGKKLASAIHIHQNNKFLYTSDIINNNITLFYINDENGKLEYVDVFDCKGQCPRDFQIDPTGKYLICGNELSSTLSIFSIQQSNGALKFMGLEKVPSPTCVKFIE; this is encoded by the coding sequence ATGATAGTACATAAAGATATAATAATTGGCTTTATTGGAACTCATACTAATAATGATAGTAAAGGTATTTATAAATTTAATTTTAATTCATCATCAGGAAAGATAGATAGAATCAATTTAGCTTATGAAATTAACAATCCTAATTATCTAGCGATTGACAAAGAAAGAAACATTTTATATTCTACTTGTAGTATAGGATGCCAATCAGGAGTTTCTTCATTTAAATTTTTTGGTGAAAAAGATACTGTTGATTTAATTAATTATAATGTTGAAGATGGTAAAGAACCTTGTCATGTAAGTATAAGAAAAAATAAACAACTTTTAATTTCTTCAAATTACAATGAAAATGAAATTAAAGTTTTTAATACTTTAGATGGTATAATTCTAACATCTCACGCTACAGTTAATAATGATAATTTTGAAAAAAATTCAAATGAAGAAGAATCTCATATAAATTGTTCTATTTTTTCTCATGATGAAAAATATATATTATCAGTTGACTCTGGAAAAGATGTTTTAATGTTATACACTTTTAATAATGATGAATTAATAGCTAAAAAACATTTAAGTTACTCTTTTCCTAAAGATTCAGCACCAAAACATATAACTTATTCAAAATCAAAACCATACTATTATGTTTTAGCAGAAAAAAGTTGTGAAATTTTTGCATTAAAATACAATTCAAAAAAAGAAAATCCATTTGAAAAAATTGAGTCAATTAGTATTTTACCAGAAGAATATAAAGGTAAAAAGTTAGCTTCAGCTATACACATCCACCAAAACAATAAATTTCTATATACTTCTGATATAATAAATAATAATATTACTTTATTTTATATAAATGATGAAAATGGTAAATTAGAGTATGTGGATGTATTTGACTGTAAAGGGCAATGTCCTCGTGACTTCCAAATAGACCCTACTGGAAAGTATCTAATCTGTGGTAATGAATTATCTAGCACATTATCTATTTTTTCAATCCAGCAATCAAATGGAGCACTAAAATTTATGGGACTAGAAAAAGTTCCATCACCAACCTGTGTAAAATTCATTGAATAA
- the ytaF gene encoding sporulation membrane protein YtaF, giving the protein MLESILLVSSICIDSFVASIAYGTSKIKIPPISTLIINLVSTCTLGISLLLGALVKKFLPGNLPILIGFILLMGLGIYRLFECIFKSYISKYSKIDTPLTFKLFDFKFVLEVYADETKADFDKSKSLNPKESFYLALALSLDSLAVGFGSSLTSINYIQVIILSLIIGFLAVSIGVIIGKKLADNINIELSWLSGVLLIILAIIKFL; this is encoded by the coding sequence ATGCTTGAATCAATTTTATTAGTATCATCTATTTGTATAGATTCCTTTGTTGCAAGCATTGCTTATGGTACATCTAAAATTAAAATTCCTCCAATATCTACTTTGATAATAAATTTGGTGTCAACATGTACATTAGGTATTTCATTATTACTTGGAGCTTTGGTAAAAAAATTCTTGCCAGGTAATTTACCTATATTAATAGGATTTATTCTGTTAATGGGGCTTGGTATATATCGTTTATTTGAATGTATATTTAAATCCTATATATCTAAATATTCTAAAATAGATACTCCATTAACATTTAAATTATTTGATTTTAAATTTGTACTTGAAGTCTATGCTGATGAAACTAAAGCAGATTTTGATAAATCAAAATCTTTGAATCCAAAAGAATCATTTTATCTAGCCCTTGCTCTTTCATTAGATAGTTTAGCAGTAGGATTTGGTTCTAGTTTAACAAGTATAAATTATATTCAGGTCATAATACTAAGTTTGATTATTGGTTTTTTAGCTGTATCAATTGGTGTTATAATTGGTAAAAAGTTAGCTGATAATATAAATATTGAACTTTCTTGGCTATCTGGAGTACTTCTTATAATACTAGCTATTATAAAATTTCTATAG
- the yidA gene encoding sugar-phosphatase, translating into MYKLIALDMDGTLLTSDKKVSERNKEAIKAAEKKGVKVVLASGRPAEGLRYYLEELELLKEDDYVLSFNGGVSQKTKSGEVISRTVLKGKDLKYINNIAKELNVNIHAFSEKSGLITPKISKYTEVEADINKINISIVDFDIIDDDENIVKVMIIDPEEVLEEAIKKLPKELYEKYTVLRSTPYFLEFMNKEVDKGEGLKRLAQSLGIKREEVIAMGDAGNDLSMIKYAGLGVAMENGFPEVKENAQFITKSNDEDGVAYAIEKFVLGE; encoded by the coding sequence ATGTATAAGTTAATAGCATTAGATATGGATGGAACATTACTTACAAGTGATAAAAAGGTTTCAGAGAGAAATAAAGAAGCTATAAAAGCAGCAGAAAAAAAAGGGGTTAAAGTAGTACTAGCATCAGGAAGACCGGCTGAAGGTTTAAGATACTATTTAGAAGAACTTGAATTATTAAAGGAAGATGATTATGTACTTAGTTTTAATGGAGGAGTATCTCAAAAAACCAAAAGTGGTGAAGTAATATCAAGAACTGTTTTAAAAGGAAAAGATTTAAAATACATAAACAATATAGCTAAGGAGTTAAATGTAAATATACATGCATTTTCTGAAAAATCAGGTTTAATAACTCCTAAAATAAGTAAATATACAGAGGTAGAAGCAGATATAAATAAAATCAATATAAGTATAGTAGATTTTGATATTATAGATGATGATGAAAATATAGTAAAAGTAATGATTATAGATCCAGAAGAAGTATTAGAAGAAGCAATAAAAAAATTACCTAAAGAACTTTATGAAAAATATACTGTATTAAGAAGTACACCTTACTTTTTAGAATTTATGAATAAAGAAGTTGATAAAGGTGAAGGATTAAAAAGATTAGCACAGTCTTTAGGAATAAAGAGAGAAGAAGTAATTGCTATGGGAGATGCTGGTAATGATTTATCTATGATTAAATATGCAGGCCTTGGAGTTGCTATGGAAAATGGATTTCCTGAAGTTAAAGAAAATGCTCAATTTATTACAAAAAGTAATGACGAAGATGGAGTAGCTTATGCAATAGAAAAATTTGTTTTAGGTGAATAA
- a CDS encoding sodium-dependent transporter → MEQKREKFSSSLAVFLATLSSAVGLGNIWMFPYITGENGGAAFIIIYLICVALVGLPVLISEFIIGRGTRRNVHGAISKITNKNRFKIISVFAILATYFMLSFYTVVVGWVYSYLYKAVIGALKGVTSETTSILFYNTSVGPIAPIIWQMIALLVGGTILVLGVKGGIEKLTKTLMPVLILLLGICAFRSLTLAGAMEGINFLIKPDFSKVHIGVVLSALGLAFFKLSVGSGAMITYSSYYTDDNNLIGTAGKVAISDTLVSLTAGLAIFPAAFSFGLEPSSGPGLLFNTVPLIFAKMPGGWVLSIIFFVLAAMAATMSMISLLEVLIVVFTEELKMERKKAIIMNVIIIALVGSLAALSGNPNGILGNKLVFGLTFFDLFDTLVSKILLPINGLLIILLTGYFINKKYLTDQLSNNGILNNELTIKTLIFIMKYISPILIIIVFLKSFI, encoded by the coding sequence GTGGAACAGAAGAGAGAAAAATTTTCATCAAGTTTAGCAGTTTTTTTAGCTACATTAAGTTCTGCTGTAGGTTTAGGTAATATATGGATGTTTCCTTATATTACAGGAGAAAATGGTGGGGCAGCATTTATTATTATATATTTAATATGTGTTGCATTAGTAGGATTACCAGTACTTATTAGTGAATTCATAATAGGTAGAGGTACGAGAAGGAATGTACATGGAGCAATTTCAAAAATTACAAATAAAAATAGATTTAAGATTATAAGTGTTTTTGCAATATTAGCAACATACTTTATGCTATCTTTTTATACAGTAGTTGTGGGATGGGTTTATTCATATTTATATAAGGCAGTTATAGGAGCATTAAAAGGAGTAACTTCAGAAACTACAAGTATTCTATTTTACAACACAAGTGTAGGACCAATAGCTCCAATTATTTGGCAGATGATAGCTTTGTTAGTTGGAGGAACAATATTAGTTTTAGGAGTAAAGGGGGGAATTGAAAAATTAACTAAAACATTAATGCCTGTATTAATTTTACTTCTTGGAATTTGTGCATTTAGAAGTTTAACATTAGCAGGAGCTATGGAAGGTATAAATTTTTTGATTAAACCTGATTTTTCAAAGGTACATATTGGAGTTGTGCTTTCAGCTTTAGGATTAGCATTTTTTAAATTATCAGTTGGAAGTGGTGCAATGATTACATACAGTAGCTATTATACTGATGATAATAATTTAATTGGTACAGCAGGAAAGGTTGCAATATCAGATACATTAGTATCATTAACAGCAGGTCTTGCTATATTTCCAGCTGCTTTTTCATTTGGATTAGAACCGAGTAGTGGTCCAGGCCTGCTATTTAATACGGTACCTTTAATATTTGCTAAAATGCCAGGTGGTTGGGTTTTATCAATTATATTTTTTGTTCTTGCAGCAATGGCAGCTACAATGTCAATGATATCATTATTAGAAGTCTTGATTGTAGTTTTTACAGAAGAGTTAAAAATGGAAAGAAAAAAGGCTATAATAATGAATGTAATAATAATAGCATTAGTTGGATCATTAGCAGCTTTATCAGGTAATCCTAATGGAATATTAGGAAATAAATTAGTTTTTGGATTAACTTTCTTTGATTTATTTGATACTCTTGTATCTAAGATATTATTACCTATAAATGGATTGTTAATAATATTATTAACGGGATATTTTATAAATAAGAAGTATTTAACAGATCAATTAAGCAATAATGGAATATTAAATAATGAATTAACAATTAAAACTTTAATTTTCATTATGAAATATATATCACCAATACTTATAATTATAGTATTTTTAAAATCATTTATTTAA
- a CDS encoding DUF1294 domain-containing protein, whose amino-acid sequence MIKIFLIYLFFINFVGFFIMFIDKKRAINKEWRIPEKTLIGISIIGGSIGVLFGMHTFRHKTKHLKFTLGVPSILIIEILLISYFYTLY is encoded by the coding sequence ATGATTAAAATTTTTCTTATATATTTATTTTTTATAAATTTTGTTGGTTTTTTTATTATGTTTATTGATAAAAAACGTGCAATAAATAAAGAATGGAGAATTCCTGAAAAAACTCTAATTGGAATTTCTATAATTGGTGGTTCTATAGGAGTTCTTTTTGGTATGCATACTTTTAGACACAAAACTAAGCATTTAAAATTTACATTAGGAGTACCTAGTATTCTTATAATTGAAATTTTACTAATTTCTTATTTCTATACTTTATACTAA
- a CDS encoding undecaprenyl diphosphate synthase family protein, with protein sequence MRIPKHIGIIPDGNRRWALANGFTKDKGYSFGINPGLEVFKLCQKEGISEVTFYGFTVDNTKRPSEQKIAFTKACIESVLLLTKENCEILVLGNTQSKLFPKELLPFTKRSTFGTGGIKVNFLINYGWEWDLNILKENNSSYKGIIPYINSKDISRIDLIIRWGGRRRLSGFLPAQSVYSDFYVIDSYWPAFKEKDFYDALKWYNHQDITLGG encoded by the coding sequence ATGCGAATTCCAAAACATATAGGCATAATACCAGATGGAAATAGACGCTGGGCATTAGCCAATGGATTTACTAAAGATAAGGGATACTCCTTTGGAATAAATCCTGGACTTGAAGTTTTTAAGTTATGTCAAAAAGAAGGCATATCAGAAGTAACCTTCTATGGTTTTACAGTAGATAATACTAAAAGACCTAGCGAACAAAAAATAGCTTTTACAAAAGCTTGTATTGAATCAGTTCTATTGCTTACAAAAGAAAATTGTGAAATATTAGTTTTAGGAAATACACAATCTAAATTGTTTCCTAAGGAATTGCTTCCATTTACAAAAAGAAGTACTTTTGGTACTGGTGGTATAAAAGTTAATTTCTTAATTAATTATGGATGGGAATGGGATTTAAACATACTTAAAGAAAATAACTCTTCCTATAAAGGGATTATACCTTATATAAATTCTAAGGATATTTCTAGAATAGATCTAATCATAAGATGGGGAGGAAGAAGAAGGCTTAGTGGATTTTTGCCTGCTCAGTCTGTTTATTCAGATTTTTATGTAATAGATTCATACTGGCCAGCATTTAAAGAAAAAGATTTTTATGATGCATTAAAATGGTATAATCATCAAGATATAACTCTTGGTGGCTAA
- the hemA gene encoding glutamyl-tRNA reductase: MIAVLGIKKNTPIEIREKLTIKSNKYDKYLEGLLKYLDEVIILATCNRTEIYFNVSYINEELLKKIFEVLKWEYIYKDYIFISEDKRACKHLFEVTCGFHSKILGEDQILGQVRDVYFKSLNANALNLDLQRLFQYAITCGKKFKSQSRLFEIPVSSASIVVNESINKKCKRYMILGYGDVGRLTMKYLLAHNIEDVYLAVRNTKIKNEFSNDKVKVIKFEEKNKYINDMDCVISCTSAPHIVIKKQDINEWGNKILIYDLAVPRDVDEEINNIHRAEVYNIDKISYINDGNKKMRFDKMDSSKFILEKYLNEYYEWKRLRSIVPIIEDLKISSKEVYDSRISTFKNKCKDKDDIELANKMIKSTSDYYVNRAIEIMKEETLKGSEEECLRIIKSIFMTQN, encoded by the coding sequence ATGATAGCAGTATTAGGTATTAAAAAGAATACACCAATAGAAATTAGAGAAAAATTAACTATAAAATCAAACAAATATGATAAGTATTTAGAAGGATTATTAAAATATTTAGATGAGGTTATTATACTTGCAACTTGTAATAGAACAGAAATTTATTTTAATGTTTCTTATATTAATGAAGAACTATTAAAAAAGATTTTTGAAGTGTTAAAATGGGAATATATATATAAAGATTATATTTTTATATCAGAAGATAAAAGAGCATGTAAGCATTTATTTGAAGTAACTTGTGGTTTTCATTCAAAAATATTAGGTGAAGATCAGATTTTAGGTCAAGTAAGAGATGTATATTTTAAATCCTTAAATGCAAATGCTTTAAATTTAGACTTACAAAGGTTATTTCAATATGCAATAACATGTGGTAAAAAATTCAAAAGTCAATCAAGATTATTTGAAATTCCAGTGTCATCAGCTTCAATAGTTGTTAATGAATCTATTAATAAAAAGTGTAAAAGATATATGATATTAGGCTATGGTGATGTTGGTAGATTAACTATGAAGTATTTACTTGCCCATAATATAGAGGATGTATATTTGGCTGTTAGAAATACTAAAATAAAAAATGAATTTAGTAATGATAAAGTAAAAGTAATAAAATTTGAAGAAAAAAATAAGTACATAAATGATATGGATTGTGTAATATCATGTACATCAGCACCTCATATAGTTATAAAAAAACAAGATATAAATGAGTGGGGAAATAAAATATTAATTTATGATTTAGCAGTGCCAAGAGATGTGGATGAGGAAATAAATAATATACATAGAGCAGAAGTATATAATATAGATAAGATAAGTTATATAAATGATGGAAATAAAAAAATGAGATTTGATAAAATGGATTCTAGTAAATTTATATTAGAAAAATATTTAAATGAATATTATGAATGGAAAAGACTTAGAAGCATTGTACCAATAATAGAGGATTTAAAAATTAGTTCTAAAGAAGTATATGATAGTAGGATAAGCACTTTTAAAAATAAGTGTAAAGATAAAGATGACATTGAATTGGCAAATAAAATGATAAAGAGTACATCTGATTATTATGTAAACAGGGCTATAGAGATAATGAAAGAAGAAACATTAAAGGGAAGTGAAGAGGAATGTTTAAGAATAATAAAGAGTATATTCATGACCCAAAATTAA
- a CDS encoding NAD(P)-dependent oxidoreductase, with protein sequence MFKNNKEYIHDPKLNYSFISLLSNKINVGVIGGGRAGFIKIKHFLNTGCYIEVISKDFCEEVINLSKEFKEKLTLIKGEFNYEFLLNKHLILITIDDKRINDNIKGYCNKNFKIYIESSNFQDGMGVVPVQRKLNNITFAINTNGGNPKGAVMLANKVQELLKDYDDFIKLTTNIRNKAKKLSKYKKEIIDFISCDDFKFFYDNNKETLILRLYFDEEILKELGI encoded by the coding sequence ATGTTTAAGAATAATAAAGAGTATATTCATGACCCAAAATTAAATTATTCGTTTATTTCATTACTTTCAAATAAAATAAATGTTGGTGTAATCGGAGGGGGAAGAGCTGGGTTTATAAAAATTAAACATTTTTTAAACACAGGATGTTATATTGAAGTTATTTCAAAAGATTTTTGTGAAGAGGTAATTAATTTATCAAAAGAGTTTAAAGAAAAATTAACTTTAATAAAAGGTGAATTTAATTATGAATTTTTATTAAATAAGCATTTAATCTTAATAACCATAGATGACAAAAGAATAAATGATAATATAAAGGGATATTGCAATAAAAATTTTAAGATATATATAGAATCATCAAATTTTCAAGATGGTATGGGGGTTGTACCTGTTCAAAGAAAGCTTAATAATATAACTTTTGCTATAAATACAAATGGTGGAAATCCTAAAGGGGCAGTAATGCTTGCAAATAAAGTTCAGGAGTTATTAAAAGACTATGATGATTTTATAAAATTAACTACTAATATTAGAAATAAGGCAAAAAAACTTTCAAAATATAAAAAAGAAATTATAGATTTTATATCATGTGATGATTTTAAATTTTTCTATGATAATAACAAAGAAACATTAATATTAAGACTATATTTTGATGAAGAAATATTAAAAGAATTAGGCATATGA